In [Leptolyngbya] sp. PCC 7376, a genomic segment contains:
- a CDS encoding ABC transporter ATP-binding protein gives MSSPLKRLFTYSDRHRTQINQAIACSVLNKIFDLAPPALIGMAVDTVIEKEDSFVAQFGVTSLIGQLFVICTISLIIWGAESVFEYLYQRLWRNLAQKMQHELRLDGYSHLQDLELAYFEERSTGELLALLNDDINQLERFLDVGANEILQVLTTVVLIGGVFIYFTPSVAWMALAPIPVIIWGSIAFQKKLAPLYGDVREKVSLLSTRLSNNLSGITTIKSFTTEHFELDRLRFDSLAYLKSNNRAIAFSAAFVPLIRIAILAGFTAILFFGGLQVENGTLAVGTYSVLVFMTQRLLWPLTRLGQTLDLYQRAMASTKRVFNLLDTSIQIRSGEKELPTHTVKGAINLANVQFAYKDRPAVLENFSLSVPAGQTIAVVGATGSGKSTIVKLLLRFYEIEQGKITLDGLDIRDIYLKDLRRAIGLVSQDVFLFHGTVAENISYGSADVSLTEIMQAAKQAEAHEFIEALPDKYDTIVGERGQRLSGGQRQRLAIARAILKDPPILILDEATSAVDNETEAAIARSLEKITQHRTTVAIAHRLSTIRHSDCIYVMDQGKIVEFGTHEELLENRGIYNNLWQVQTGAKITA, from the coding sequence ATGTCATCCCCCCTAAAACGTTTATTTACCTATAGCGATCGCCATCGCACTCAGATTAATCAAGCGATCGCCTGCTCTGTCCTAAACAAGATTTTTGATCTCGCACCTCCAGCACTGATTGGGATGGCAGTAGACACCGTCATCGAAAAAGAAGACTCGTTTGTGGCGCAGTTTGGGGTGACTAGTTTAATCGGGCAACTATTTGTGATTTGTACGATTTCACTCATTATTTGGGGGGCTGAATCGGTTTTTGAATATCTCTACCAAAGGTTGTGGCGTAACCTCGCCCAAAAAATGCAGCATGAGTTGCGATTGGATGGATACAGCCATTTACAGGATTTAGAGCTGGCTTATTTTGAGGAGCGCAGCACTGGTGAACTTTTAGCGTTATTAAATGACGATATTAATCAGCTTGAAAGATTTTTGGATGTTGGTGCCAACGAAATTTTGCAGGTGTTGACCACTGTCGTTCTCATTGGTGGTGTATTTATTTACTTCACGCCATCGGTTGCTTGGATGGCTTTGGCTCCAATCCCTGTGATTATTTGGGGATCGATTGCGTTCCAGAAAAAATTAGCGCCGCTCTATGGAGATGTCCGCGAAAAAGTCAGTTTGCTTAGTACCCGCCTATCCAATAATCTCAGTGGCATCACCACCATTAAAAGTTTTACGACAGAGCATTTTGAGCTAGATCGATTGCGGTTTGATAGCCTTGCTTATCTGAAAAGTAATAATCGGGCGATCGCCTTCAGTGCCGCATTTGTCCCCTTAATTCGCATCGCAATTTTGGCTGGTTTTACGGCAATTCTATTTTTTGGTGGTTTACAAGTAGAGAATGGAACCCTTGCGGTGGGAACCTACAGCGTTTTGGTGTTTATGACCCAACGACTGCTTTGGCCGTTAACTCGTTTAGGACAAACCCTAGATCTTTACCAACGGGCCATGGCCTCGACTAAGCGCGTTTTTAATTTGCTCGATACGTCTATTCAAATTCGCTCTGGTGAAAAAGAATTACCAACCCATACGGTTAAAGGTGCAATCAATCTCGCTAATGTGCAGTTTGCTTATAAAGATCGTCCAGCTGTACTCGAAAATTTTTCGTTGAGTGTGCCAGCGGGTCAAACCATTGCTGTTGTTGGGGCGACGGGTTCCGGTAAAAGCACCATTGTGAAATTATTATTGCGTTTCTACGAAATCGAGCAAGGCAAAATTACCCTTGATGGTCTTGATATCCGCGATATTTACTTGAAAGATTTGCGGAGAGCCATCGGTTTAGTGAGTCAAGATGTTTTCCTCTTTCACGGCACGGTGGCTGAAAATATTTCCTACGGTAGTGCGGATGTTTCCCTCACCGAGATTATGCAGGCAGCAAAGCAAGCGGAAGCCCATGAATTTATTGAGGCGCTACCAGATAAATATGACACGATTGTTGGGGAACGGGGCCAACGCCTATCTGGTGGTCAACGCCAACGACTGGCGATCGCCCGTGCCATTCTCAAAGATCCACCAATTCTCATCCTCGATGAAGCAACTTCTGCAGTGGATAACGAAACCGAAGCTGCCATTGCCCGCTCTCTCGAAAAAATCACCCAGCATCGGACAACTGTGGCGATCGCCCATCGCTTATCCACGATTCGCCATTCTGACTGCATCTATGTGATGGATCAGGGCAAAATTGTCGAATTTGGCACCCATGAAGAACTACTCGAAAATCGAGGTATCTACAATAATCTTTGGCAAGTACAAACAGGCGCCAAAATCACTGCCTAA